The Candidatus Thiodiazotropha endoloripes genome has a window encoding:
- a CDS encoding catechol 2,3-dioxygenase, protein MAIKGVLRPGHVSLRVLDLDESLVHYKERLGLLETDRDDQGRVYLKGWDEQDWFSVVLREADSTGMDFMGFKVDSSETMNELEQKLKDFGCNVERIPAGELNHCGERVRFDSPTGHMFELYADKDVKGTDMGRVNPEPWPDNLKGMQVQRFDHCLLYGDDLDGSVKLFKEVLGFDETEKVVDGDLQLASFLTCGMKAHDLAIIRHEEKGKLHHASFLLGSWEEVLRAADIIGKHKISIDIGPTRHGITRGRTIYFFDPSGNRNEVFHGSYDWYPDHEPITWTADELGGAIFYHDQKLNERFLTVVT, encoded by the coding sequence ATGGCTATTAAAGGTGTTTTGCGCCCGGGACATGTATCCCTGCGTGTGCTCGATCTGGACGAATCCCTGGTCCACTACAAAGAGCGGCTCGGCTTGCTCGAGACCGACCGGGATGACCAGGGGCGGGTCTACCTGAAGGGCTGGGATGAGCAGGATTGGTTTTCGGTAGTGTTGCGGGAAGCGGACTCCACCGGCATGGATTTTATGGGTTTCAAAGTCGACAGCAGCGAAACCATGAATGAGCTTGAACAGAAACTGAAGGATTTCGGATGCAATGTGGAGCGCATTCCCGCGGGTGAACTTAATCACTGTGGTGAACGGGTCCGTTTCGATTCACCCACCGGTCACATGTTCGAGCTCTATGCGGACAAGGATGTGAAAGGTACCGATATGGGACGGGTCAATCCGGAACCCTGGCCGGATAATCTGAAAGGCATGCAGGTGCAGCGGTTCGACCACTGTCTGCTGTATGGCGATGATCTGGACGGTAGTGTCAAACTGTTCAAAGAGGTCTTGGGTTTTGATGAGACAGAAAAGGTCGTGGATGGTGATCTGCAACTTGCCTCATTTCTTACCTGTGGCATGAAGGCACACGATCTGGCTATCATCCGGCATGAGGAGAAGGGCAAGTTGCATCACGCCTCATTTCTGCTCGGCTCCTGGGAGGAGGTATTGCGTGCCGCCGATATCATCGGTAAGCACAAAATCTCCATCGATATCGGTCCAACCCGTCATGGGATTACCCGGGGTCGTACCATCTACTTTTTCGATCCCTCCGGAAACCGTAACGAAGTCTTTCACGGCTCCTACGACTGGTACCCGGATCATGAGCCGATCACCTGGACCGCCGATGAACTGGGCGGTGCGATCTTCTACCATGATCAGAAACTGAATGAGCGATTCCTCACAGTGGTCACGTAA
- a CDS encoding glutathione S-transferase family protein, translated as MSPQTLLYDKEECPFCWRVRMALHHCKVEYQRLAYDEYEEEWGRLTPSGTVPVLKAGELVLHDSSVMLEYLDERYGGLWPGSPEQRAEARSIALYADSAVGRPVRDLVFQRRDKPPAEWDEEVIANAMGDWHQAMPYLEQRLAEQSHFVSSGGITDFILATRFGLAMAYDMPSPRAPGLMAWFDRMTESAVFTKTAPRIVMDKLDRGWLR; from the coding sequence ATGAGTCCGCAGACGCTGCTCTATGATAAAGAGGAGTGCCCGTTTTGCTGGCGGGTGCGTATGGCGTTGCACCACTGCAAAGTTGAATACCAACGACTGGCCTACGATGAGTACGAAGAGGAGTGGGGCCGATTGACGCCAAGTGGCACAGTGCCGGTGCTTAAAGCCGGTGAGCTGGTGCTGCACGATTCATCGGTGATGCTGGAGTATCTCGATGAGCGTTATGGTGGCTTGTGGCCAGGTTCGCCTGAACAACGGGCCGAGGCAAGGAGCATTGCTCTCTATGCAGACAGTGCTGTGGGTCGACCGGTAAGAGACCTGGTGTTTCAGCGGCGCGATAAGCCGCCTGCAGAGTGGGATGAGGAAGTGATTGCCAATGCGATGGGCGATTGGCATCAGGCTATGCCCTATCTGGAACAGCGACTGGCAGAGCAGAGTCACTTTGTCTCATCAGGAGGCATCACTGATTTTATCCTGGCAACGCGCTTCGGATTGGCGATGGCTTACGATATGCCTTCGCCCCGTGCTCCCGGTCTGATGGCGTGGTTCGATCGAATGACGGAGTCAGCGGTGTTTACCAAGACCGCACCGAGGATTGTAATGGATAAATTGGACAGAGGTTGGTTGAGATGA
- a CDS encoding antibiotic biosynthesis monooxygenase, with translation MTESNTLPTGDNVEGDPPVTVMVTRKPVEGKESEFEDYITGITNAAMQWPGHMGTNVFRPNKPNGSYRIVFRFDHLSNLQNWESSPERAEWREIAEQVSQPREIQTITGLEAWFTLPDCAINVHPPKYKMAFLVWLGVFTLVTLLSLLIGSYIEDLPLVVRTFSLTIIVVPTLTYFVLPFLTRLFSRWLYPSGSS, from the coding sequence ATGACTGAGAGTAATACGCTCCCAACTGGTGACAATGTTGAGGGTGATCCACCGGTTACCGTGATGGTGACCCGCAAACCCGTCGAGGGTAAAGAGTCGGAATTCGAAGATTACATAACGGGTATCACCAATGCGGCCATGCAGTGGCCGGGGCATATGGGTACCAATGTGTTCAGGCCGAACAAACCCAATGGCAGTTACCGTATTGTTTTCAGATTTGATCACCTGAGTAATCTGCAAAACTGGGAGAGCTCCCCCGAGCGGGCTGAGTGGCGGGAGATTGCGGAGCAGGTGAGTCAGCCTCGGGAGATTCAGACAATCACCGGTCTCGAAGCCTGGTTTACCCTGCCCGATTGTGCCATCAATGTGCATCCGCCGAAGTATAAAATGGCATTTCTTGTCTGGTTGGGGGTGTTCACACTGGTGACACTGCTGAGTCTGTTGATCGGTTCCTACATCGAAGATCTGCCTTTGGTCGTCAGGACCTTCAGCCTGACGATTATTGTGGTGCCGACACTGACCTATTTCGTACTGCCCTTCCTGACCCGGCTGTTTTCCCGTTGGCTCTATCCTTCTGGTTCTAGCTGA
- a CDS encoding DUF2189 domain-containing protein: MESTAYTGSTRWDELVVNRIAINEPLQWLSKGWQDMRDAGRYSLAYGAAIVLISALITYLLYVTESQFLLPFLVAGFFLIAPFLGIGLYQMSAHLERGESLKTCNAVEAWKRNHTHISMITGGFLIIMQLWIASNYVLFSLLYEGISPPLDNFFENVFLSEKGRIFTIASIMVGFFFAWWAYMISVITVPILIDRKIDGFTAIRLSVKSVLKNMPAMMLWAFMIVLIVGIGLVTYYIGLLIALPLIGHASWHAYRALVPPS; the protein is encoded by the coding sequence ATGGAGAGTACAGCGTATACTGGCAGCACTCGCTGGGATGAACTGGTGGTTAACCGTATCGCAATCAATGAACCCCTGCAATGGTTATCCAAAGGTTGGCAGGACATGCGGGATGCGGGCAGATACAGCCTCGCCTATGGCGCCGCCATCGTCTTGATCAGCGCCCTGATCACCTACCTTCTATATGTGACTGAGAGTCAGTTTCTACTGCCTTTTCTGGTGGCCGGCTTTTTTCTCATTGCACCATTCCTGGGCATAGGCCTCTATCAGATGAGCGCCCACCTGGAGCGGGGAGAGTCACTGAAAACCTGTAATGCAGTAGAAGCCTGGAAAAGAAACCATACCCATATCAGTATGATCACCGGTGGATTTTTGATCATCATGCAGCTCTGGATAGCATCCAATTATGTGCTTTTCTCACTGCTCTATGAGGGCATCTCTCCACCACTGGACAACTTTTTTGAAAATGTTTTCCTCTCGGAAAAAGGCCGGATCTTCACCATTGCCAGTATCATGGTGGGCTTTTTCTTTGCCTGGTGGGCCTACATGATCAGTGTGATTACCGTACCCATACTGATTGACCGCAAGATCGATGGCTTTACCGCCATCCGTCTGAGCGTCAAATCGGTACTGAAGAACATGCCGGCCATGATGCTGTGGGCATTTATGATTGTATTGATCGTTGGAATCGGGCTGGTCACCTACTACATCGGTTTATTGATCGCCCTGCCGCTGATCGGACATGCCAGCTGGCATGCCTATCGGGCTTTGGTACCGCCTTCCTGA
- a CDS encoding phenol hydroxylase subunit, which produces MREYVPKIGQAYIRVTGERLGKFVEFEFSIDDEDLTVELILPHEAFKIFCDKHQARLVRSADEIGTAEGQTKRPGLYRESPSL; this is translated from the coding sequence ATGCGGGAATATGTCCCGAAAATTGGCCAGGCCTACATCAGAGTCACCGGTGAACGGCTCGGCAAGTTCGTCGAGTTCGAGTTCTCAATCGATGATGAGGACCTGACGGTTGAGCTGATCCTCCCCCACGAAGCTTTCAAGATCTTCTGCGACAAGCACCAGGCCAGGCTGGTCCGCAGTGCCGATGAGATCGGTACTGCGGAGGGTCAGACCAAACGCCCCGGTCTCTACCGGGAGTCGCCAAGCCTTTAG
- a CDS encoding phenol hydroxylase subunit P4: MAVVALKPGYEEAVDIRDRHENFHGNQVVYLHWEEHLSFCSAIAFPLPPEMPFGALIEELIPTYYGMHPDYQSVNWEQVEWKIDGKPSTPDMSKSLAENGVGHKSLICFHTPGLNGYRGSCS, from the coding sequence ATGGCTGTTGTAGCGCTTAAACCCGGTTACGAAGAAGCGGTTGATATCCGCGACAGACATGAAAATTTTCACGGCAACCAGGTGGTCTACCTGCACTGGGAGGAGCATCTGAGCTTCTGTTCGGCGATCGCTTTTCCATTGCCCCCGGAGATGCCTTTCGGTGCGCTGATTGAAGAGCTGATACCCACCTATTACGGCATGCACCCAGACTATCAGTCGGTCAACTGGGAGCAGGTGGAGTGGAAGATCGACGGCAAACCGTCAACACCCGATATGAGTAAAAGCCTGGCGGAGAACGGGGTCGGACACAAGTCGCTGATCTGTTTCCATACCCCTGGGCTTAACGGTTATCGGGGTTCTTGTTCATAA
- a CDS encoding MmoB/DmpM family protein has protein sequence MAGIVSITLQNNDEARPVIESILEDNPSANANYMPGAVKIDCPERLVVKAESVSERIGRDWDPQEIHLTIVSMGGSLDEDDEELVLSWGA, from the coding sequence ATGGCTGGCATCGTATCCATAACCCTGCAAAACAATGATGAAGCTCGTCCCGTGATCGAGTCGATTCTGGAAGATAACCCCAGCGCCAACGCCAACTACATGCCCGGTGCAGTCAAGATCGACTGTCCGGAGCGCCTGGTGGTCAAGGCTGAGTCCGTATCCGAACGCATCGGTCGCGACTGGGATCCACAGGAGATCCATCTCACCATCGTATCCATGGGCGGCAGCCTGGATGAGGACGATGAAGAGCTGGTCCTCTCCTGGGGCGCTTAA
- a CDS encoding quinone oxidoreductase family protein, with product MSKAILINEHGASDKLHYEDVPLQKPTDGEVLITHQAIGLNFIDVYHRTGLYPPPSLPFIPGMEGAGIIEELGSKVEGFAVGDRVAYGAGPLGAYAQARNITAERLVKIPDEISDREAAAMMLKGMTAEYLICRTYQVKAGETILVHAASGGVGQILCQWASAIGATVIGTVGNAEKAAKAEKLGCRYTINYRNENIEQRVMEITQGRGLPVVYDSVGQDTFEASLNCLAARGLLVSFGQSSGKVPAFDITRLSQQGSLYITRPTLMDYVKSSDQLQRSAQALFDIYKSGKVAINIGQTYALSEARQAHDDLENRLTTGSTVLIPD from the coding sequence ATGAGCAAGGCCATCCTGATCAACGAGCATGGTGCCAGCGACAAACTTCACTATGAAGATGTCCCACTTCAAAAACCCACCGACGGCGAAGTGCTCATCACTCACCAGGCAATCGGCTTGAACTTCATCGATGTCTATCACCGAACCGGCCTCTACCCGCCACCCTCTCTACCATTCATACCCGGCATGGAAGGGGCCGGTATCATTGAAGAGCTTGGTTCTAAGGTAGAAGGCTTCGCAGTCGGTGACCGGGTTGCCTATGGGGCTGGTCCACTGGGCGCCTATGCACAAGCCCGTAACATAACTGCGGAACGACTGGTAAAAATTCCCGACGAAATCAGCGACAGGGAAGCGGCCGCCATGATGTTGAAAGGCATGACCGCTGAATATCTGATCTGCCGCACCTACCAGGTCAAAGCGGGTGAAACCATCCTGGTGCACGCGGCATCCGGAGGTGTCGGACAGATTCTCTGCCAATGGGCATCCGCAATCGGCGCCACGGTGATCGGTACCGTTGGCAATGCGGAAAAAGCGGCTAAGGCAGAAAAACTCGGCTGCAGATACACCATCAACTACCGCAATGAAAACATCGAACAACGGGTCATGGAGATTACCCAAGGTAGAGGCTTGCCCGTTGTCTACGATTCAGTCGGCCAGGATACCTTTGAGGCTTCATTGAACTGCCTCGCTGCCAGAGGCCTGCTGGTCTCTTTCGGTCAATCGTCCGGCAAAGTACCAGCGTTCGACATCACCAGACTGAGCCAGCAGGGTTCACTCTACATCACCCGTCCGACCCTGATGGACTATGTCAAAAGCAGCGACCAGCTTCAGCGCAGCGCCCAGGCACTCTTCGATATTTATAAAAGCGGTAAAGTGGCCATCAACATTGGCCAGACTTATGCCTTAAGCGAGGCACGACAGGCTCATGACGACCTGGAAAACAGATTGACAACAGGTAGTACGGTACTGATTCCCGATTAG
- a CDS encoding AEC family transporter, translating into MFSQILEVTLPVFGIALLGYLYGRLNGSDMDSANRINMNLFVPALLFYVLSEKIPDSPEWRSIALGTVVIVLGSGLLSWPLARLLNFRSRVILPPMMFNNSGNLGLPLAALAFGEEMLPFAVVAFVVSTSLHFSLGIWLVSGRLHPMILLKNPVFLATLAGITAHIGDWHTPAILLPGLEMISQVAIPLMLVALGVRLIHVDLSHWRAGLAGALLCPATGVISAIAAIALLEPSEQMGKILLLFSVLPPAVMNFLLAERYQGAAEEVAAMVAFGNLASLAVIPLALVFIL; encoded by the coding sequence ATGTTCAGCCAGATACTCGAAGTCACCCTGCCTGTATTTGGCATTGCCCTGCTCGGCTACCTCTATGGCCGGCTCAACGGCAGCGATATGGACTCGGCCAATCGCATCAACATGAATCTGTTTGTGCCGGCACTGCTGTTCTATGTCCTGTCGGAGAAGATACCCGACTCCCCTGAGTGGCGCTCCATCGCCCTTGGCACCGTGGTCATCGTGCTGGGCTCCGGACTGCTCAGCTGGCCTTTGGCCCGGCTGCTGAATTTCCGATCACGGGTGATTCTTCCCCCCATGATGTTCAACAACTCAGGCAACCTGGGCCTGCCGCTGGCGGCGCTGGCCTTTGGTGAGGAGATGCTGCCCTTTGCGGTGGTTGCCTTCGTGGTCTCCACCAGTCTCCATTTCAGCCTCGGCATCTGGCTGGTCAGTGGTCGCCTGCACCCCATGATCCTGCTGAAGAATCCGGTCTTTCTTGCAACGCTGGCCGGCATTACCGCCCATATCGGCGACTGGCATACCCCGGCAATCCTGTTGCCGGGCCTGGAGATGATCTCCCAGGTGGCGATTCCATTGATGCTGGTCGCCCTGGGGGTCCGCTTGATCCATGTGGATCTCAGCCACTGGCGGGCCGGACTGGCCGGCGCCCTGCTCTGTCCGGCCACCGGCGTGATCAGTGCCATCGCCGCCATTGCACTGCTAGAGCCCTCCGAACAGATGGGCAAAATCCTGCTGCTGTTCTCTGTATTGCCCCCGGCGGTGATGAATTTTCTGCTTGCGGAACGTTATCAAGGTGCGGCAGAGGAAGTGGCTGCGATGGTGGCTTTCGGTAATCTCGCCAGTCTGGCGGTGATCCCCCTCGCTCTGGTCTTCATCCTGTGA
- a CDS encoding sigma-54-dependent Fis family transcriptional regulator — MSSQLSISGLPMEERNLHLTFDAGQILLNDHRMVLMHTHAMGALRKELMDTLGHDRARGVLTRMGYASGAKDADLARKLLPESNDEDLLLMGPRLHTLEGVVHVKPIKIDIDIRQRHFYGEFLWENSHEASEHLKLFGIHPEPVCWTQIGYASGYTSEIMGRFIAYREVECHAKGDKHCRIIGKPIEEWEDADEERRHYRPDPMAEQLLALQDEVSHLRDSLQEQTGIGDMVGSSQAFKDACDMLRKVAESHVTVLLLGETGVGKEMFARALHSISPQEKNPFVAINCTTIPEELIESELFGVEKGAYTGALQSRPGRFERAHGGTLFLDEVGDLSMNAQAKLLRVLQEGEIERVGDTRTRKVDVRVIAATNVDLQEAVAEGRFRSDLYYRLNIYPVIIPPLRERKDDIELLVVRFLEKYTARHGKRVSGVTEPALQSLYDYNWPGNIRELENMIERGVIIVPNGQAIDLKDLFPCLNMSKDAPSIMPTNPQEPLPLDSLVAQVLDQSGSMEAVETLILESAVEKANGNLSQAARLLGMTRPQLAYRLKKRDGD, encoded by the coding sequence ATGTCATCTCAATTGAGTATCTCCGGTCTTCCAATGGAAGAGCGGAACCTGCACCTGACTTTCGACGCGGGACAGATCCTGCTCAACGACCACCGCATGGTATTGATGCATACCCACGCCATGGGGGCCCTGCGAAAAGAGTTGATGGACACCCTGGGCCACGACCGGGCACGGGGCGTACTGACCCGCATGGGTTATGCATCCGGGGCCAAGGATGCGGACCTGGCCCGCAAACTGCTGCCGGAGTCCAATGACGAGGACCTGCTGCTGATGGGGCCGAGACTGCATACTCTGGAAGGAGTAGTGCATGTTAAACCGATCAAGATCGATATCGATATCCGCCAACGCCACTTCTATGGGGAGTTCCTGTGGGAGAACTCCCATGAAGCTTCGGAGCATCTGAAGCTTTTCGGCATCCATCCGGAGCCGGTCTGCTGGACACAGATCGGTTATGCCTCAGGCTACACCAGCGAGATCATGGGACGCTTCATCGCCTACCGGGAAGTAGAGTGTCACGCCAAAGGGGATAAACACTGCCGCATCATCGGCAAGCCGATCGAGGAGTGGGAGGATGCGGACGAAGAGCGACGTCACTACCGCCCGGATCCCATGGCGGAGCAGCTGCTGGCACTGCAGGATGAAGTAAGCCACCTCCGGGACTCCCTGCAGGAGCAGACCGGCATCGGCGATATGGTAGGCAGCTCCCAGGCCTTCAAGGATGCCTGTGACATGCTGCGTAAAGTGGCGGAGAGTCATGTCACGGTGCTGCTGCTCGGTGAGACCGGGGTGGGCAAGGAGATGTTCGCCCGGGCACTGCACAGCATCAGTCCCCAGGAGAAAAACCCCTTCGTCGCCATCAACTGCACCACCATCCCGGAAGAGCTGATCGAATCCGAGCTGTTCGGCGTGGAGAAAGGGGCCTATACCGGCGCACTGCAATCCCGCCCCGGACGCTTCGAACGGGCTCATGGCGGGACCCTGTTCCTCGATGAGGTCGGCGATCTTTCGATGAACGCCCAGGCCAAGCTGCTGCGGGTTTTACAGGAGGGGGAGATCGAGCGTGTGGGTGACACCAGAACCCGCAAGGTGGATGTACGGGTGATTGCCGCCACCAATGTGGATCTGCAGGAGGCGGTCGCTGAAGGACGCTTCCGCTCCGATCTCTACTATCGCCTGAACATCTACCCGGTGATCATTCCACCGCTGAGAGAGCGTAAGGATGACATCGAGCTGCTGGTTGTGCGCTTTCTGGAAAAGTACACCGCCAGACACGGCAAACGGGTCAGCGGGGTGACTGAGCCCGCACTGCAATCCCTGTACGATTACAACTGGCCGGGCAACATCCGTGAACTGGAAAACATGATCGAGCGGGGTGTGATCATCGTGCCGAATGGTCAGGCCATCGATCTCAAGGATCTATTCCCCTGTCTCAACATGAGTAAGGATGCACCCAGCATCATGCCCACCAACCCACAGGAACCCCTGCCGTTGGACTCGCTGGTTGCACAGGTGCTGGATCAATCCGGCAGCATGGAGGCCGTCGAGACACTGATCCTGGAGTCCGCCGTGGAGAAGGCCAACGGCAATCTCAGCCAGGCCGCCAGACTGCTCGGCATGACCCGCCCGCAACTGGCCTACCGCCTGAAGAAACGGGATGGGGATTAG
- a CDS encoding 2-hydroxychromene-2-carboxylate isomerase gives MVEPVDVYFYFNFRSPYCYLASKTLWPIFEDYHTRLVWRPLGGWDGRSPPEVAVKKLPIARQDMARFARRLGVPVNPPPKTTDPTLAGAGSLLAERKGVLKPYINEVMRKEWAEGADIGQLDILLQVGESIGLDREELAETANDPDNQAQLMRNWQEADEKGAVGVPTFIIGEEIFWGQDRIDFVLEHLRELRLSRL, from the coding sequence ATGGTTGAACCGGTTGACGTCTATTTCTATTTCAATTTCCGCAGTCCCTACTGCTACCTTGCGAGCAAAACCCTGTGGCCGATATTCGAGGATTACCATACCCGTCTGGTGTGGCGTCCCCTGGGCGGTTGGGATGGTCGCTCACCCCCGGAAGTGGCGGTGAAAAAACTGCCGATCGCCAGACAGGATATGGCTCGCTTTGCCAGACGCCTGGGTGTGCCGGTAAATCCACCTCCCAAAACCACCGATCCGACACTGGCGGGTGCGGGGTCGCTGTTGGCCGAGCGAAAGGGAGTGTTGAAACCCTATATCAATGAGGTGATGCGTAAGGAGTGGGCGGAAGGCGCCGACATTGGACAGCTCGATATCCTGTTGCAGGTTGGTGAAAGCATTGGACTCGATCGGGAAGAGTTGGCTGAGACCGCGAATGATCCAGATAATCAGGCACAGCTGATGCGTAACTGGCAGGAGGCGGATGAAAAAGGTGCTGTGGGTGTACCGACCTTTATCATCGGAGAAGAGATCTTCTGGGGCCAGGATCGTATCGATTTCGTGCTGGAACATCTTCGGGAGTTGCGGCTCTCACGCTTATGA
- a CDS encoding aromatic/alkene/methane monooxygenase hydroxylase/oxygenase subunit alpha, which yields MTPPRKKKMNLKQRYALMTRGLDWETSYQKMDDVFPYDTFEGIKITDWSKWEDPFRLTMDAYWKYQGEKERKLYAVLDSFAQNNGQLGISDARYVNAIKLFLTGVTPLEYQAHRHFAHLGRHIRGAGPRVAAQMQSLDELRHAQTQIHTISHYNKYFDGFAEFPHMHDRVWYLSVPKSFFDDACTAGPFEFFTAISFAFEYVLTNLLFVPFMSGAAYNGDLATVTFGFSAQSDEARHMTLGIEVIKFMLEQHPDNLPIVQKWVDKWFWRGHKMLGLVAMMMDYMLPKRIMSWKEAWEIYFTEAGGALFEDLSRYGLRVPKYADIATEEAEHISHQNWAIFYQYTQAAGFHTWLPTDEEMAWLSEKYPNTFDKYYRPRFEMWREMEAKGERFYNNALPQLCQTCQIPMGYTEPGDPTKIGFRSTEYKGERYHFCSDGCKDIFENEPEKFAQAWLPVHQIFQGNCGGADLGDVLKWYHMDNGTDNLDYSGSPDQQQWDAWQAARKKVAG from the coding sequence ATGACACCCCCACGCAAGAAAAAAATGAACCTGAAACAGCGCTATGCGCTGATGACCCGAGGCCTGGACTGGGAGACCAGTTACCAGAAGATGGATGATGTATTTCCCTACGATACCTTCGAAGGGATCAAGATCACCGATTGGTCGAAATGGGAAGACCCATTCCGCCTGACCATGGATGCCTACTGGAAATACCAGGGCGAGAAGGAGCGCAAACTCTATGCGGTACTCGACTCCTTCGCCCAGAACAATGGCCAGCTCGGCATCTCCGACGCCCGCTATGTGAATGCGATCAAGCTGTTTCTCACCGGTGTGACACCGCTGGAGTATCAGGCGCATCGCCATTTTGCCCATCTGGGTCGGCATATCCGCGGCGCCGGTCCCCGGGTGGCGGCACAGATGCAGTCCCTGGATGAGCTGCGTCATGCGCAGACCCAAATTCACACCATCAGCCACTACAACAAGTACTTCGATGGTTTTGCTGAATTCCCCCACATGCACGATCGGGTCTGGTATCTGTCGGTGCCGAAGTCCTTCTTCGACGATGCCTGTACCGCTGGTCCCTTCGAGTTCTTCACAGCGATCTCTTTCGCATTCGAATATGTGCTGACCAACCTGCTGTTTGTGCCCTTCATGTCCGGCGCCGCCTATAACGGCGACCTGGCCACGGTGACCTTCGGCTTCTCGGCTCAGTCCGATGAGGCGCGTCACATGACCCTGGGCATCGAGGTGATCAAGTTCATGCTGGAACAGCACCCGGACAATCTGCCGATCGTGCAGAAGTGGGTGGACAAATGGTTCTGGCGCGGCCACAAGATGCTGGGACTGGTGGCGATGATGATGGACTACATGCTGCCGAAACGGATCATGTCCTGGAAGGAGGCCTGGGAGATCTACTTCACCGAAGCGGGGGGTGCGCTGTTTGAAGATCTATCCCGCTACGGTCTGCGGGTTCCCAAGTATGCGGATATCGCCACCGAAGAGGCGGAACACATCTCCCATCAGAACTGGGCGATCTTTTATCAATATACCCAGGCGGCGGGTTTCCATACCTGGTTGCCGACCGATGAAGAGATGGCCTGGTTGTCGGAGAAATATCCCAACACCTTCGACAAATACTACCGTCCTCGCTTCGAGATGTGGCGGGAGATGGAGGCCAAGGGTGAACGTTTCTACAACAACGCCCTGCCGCAGCTCTGCCAGACCTGCCAGATCCCCATGGGTTACACCGAGCCCGGTGATCCCACCAAGATCGGATTCCGCAGTACCGAATACAAGGGCGAACGCTACCACTTCTGTTCCGATGGTTGTAAGGACATCTTCGAGAACGAGCCGGAGAAGTTTGCCCAGGCCTGGCTGCCTGTGCACCAGATTTTCCAAGGCAATTGCGGCGGAGCGGATCTGGGCGATGTATTGAAGTGGTATCACATGGATAACGGTACCGACAACCTGGACTACAGCGGCTCGCCGGATCAACAGCAGTGGGATGCCTGGCAGGCTGCACGTAAGAAAGTGGCCGGTTAA
- a CDS encoding aromatic/alkene monooxygenase hydroxylase subunit beta: MSIDIKTMNVEPKRHTFAHVARRLGSDAPASRYEEGVYDLQATTHFHYRPLWGPEHWHFDEGRTQIKMSDWYKFKDPRQYYYGTYTIARANMHQTTDRNFAFEEKREMLANIDPEWREMIVNYLIPLRHYEWGANMNACSISDAGYGTAITSAAIFTAGDRLGIAQILSRIGISLGNGTGDLLNDAKAQWMDGPAWQGVRKSVEDSLVLKDWFEALVAQFLVMDGLVYPLVYNHFDNQGQKHGAAAISILCEFMVDWSAEHNRWVDAVIKVAAKESDENQALLSKWYGQWRDEAHKALQPLAAMVLGDGADSALADVKEQLDKRAGKLGLSV; this comes from the coding sequence ATGAGTATCGATATCAAAACCATGAACGTGGAGCCCAAGCGCCACACCTTCGCCCATGTGGCAAGGCGTCTTGGTTCAGACGCCCCGGCCTCCCGTTATGAAGAGGGGGTTTACGATCTGCAAGCCACCACCCATTTTCACTATCGTCCCCTGTGGGGGCCGGAGCACTGGCACTTCGATGAGGGCCGTACCCAAATCAAGATGTCCGACTGGTACAAGTTCAAGGATCCCCGTCAGTACTACTACGGTACCTACACCATCGCCCGGGCCAACATGCATCAGACCACCGATCGCAACTTCGCCTTTGAAGAGAAGCGGGAGATGTTGGCCAACATCGATCCTGAATGGCGGGAGATGATCGTCAACTATCTGATCCCGCTGCGCCACTATGAGTGGGGTGCCAATATGAATGCCTGTTCGATCAGCGATGCAGGTTATGGCACCGCCATCACCTCGGCGGCGATCTTCACCGCCGGTGATCGTCTGGGTATCGCGCAGATCCTCTCCCGTATCGGTATCTCTCTGGGCAATGGCACAGGCGATCTGCTCAACGATGCGAAAGCCCAGTGGATGGATGGTCCGGCCTGGCAGGGCGTACGTAAGAGTGTTGAGGACAGCCTGGTGTTGAAGGATTGGTTCGAGGCGCTGGTGGCCCAGTTCCTGGTGATGGATGGGCTGGTCTATCCCCTGGTCTACAACCACTTCGATAACCAGGGCCAGAAGCATGGTGCGGCGGCGATCTCGATACTCTGCGAGTTCATGGTCGACTGGAGTGCGGAGCACAACCGTTGGGTCGACGCGGTGATTAAAGTTGCAGCCAAAGAGTCGGATGAGAACCAGGCGTTGCTCTCCAAATGGTATGGCCAGTGGCGGGATGAGGCCCATAAGGCCTTACAGCCCCTGGCTGCTATGGTGCTGGGTGACGGTGCCGATAGCGCCCTCGCCGATGTGAAAGAACAACTTGATAAGCGGGCCGGCAAACTCGGCTTGAGCGTTTAA